Proteins co-encoded in one Gossypium arboreum isolate Shixiya-1 chromosome 11, ASM2569848v2, whole genome shotgun sequence genomic window:
- the LOC108475177 gene encoding uncharacterized protein LOC108475177 codes for MEIFCKGLNVHTRTVVDASGNGTLLDKSYNEAFEILEKIVNNNYQYPTTRVGMGKKAAEVGDNHGKNLEATDKHITLEKGKQLNVVVKLDHVANKNVTTKKYQQSNGRPPLPFSQQFHNPKQDVQFKRFLDVLKELHINITPVEALENTPNYVKFMKDILSRKSKLGEFETVALTEGCTIMLMNKLTSTLKAPRSFTIPCSIGNHYVGNALCDLGVSANLMLMSIFRKLGIEKTRPTIDTLQLADRSYAHPEECEANQDVPIILGRPFLATEYHTIGLIETTVEEEFEKFCNNNSDSDEDSLEWSDTVIFEDIGELMKAKQFVDRLGKKFESLNLSDHSFNPPKPSIWETTTLF; via the exons ATGGAGATATTTTGTAAAGGTTTGAATGTGCATACAAGGACGGTAGTTGATGCTTCTGGAAATGGTACCTTGTTAGATAAATCTTATAATGAAGCATTTGAGATTTTGGAAAAGATTGTCAACAATAATTATCAATATCCTACCACGAGAGTTGGGATGGGTAAGAAAGCTGCTG AAGTGGGAGACAATCATGGAAAGAATTTAGAAGCAACTGACAAGCATATTACACTTGAAAAGGGTAAACAGTTGAATGTTGTAGTAAAATTAGATCATGTTGCCAACAAAAATGTCACAACAAAAAAATATCAACAATCTAATGGACGACCACCTTTGCCTTTTTCTCAGCAATTCCATAATCCTAAACAGGATGTTCAGTTCAAAAGATTTTTGGATGTTTTGAAGGAACTCCATATCAACATAACGCCAGTGGAAGCTTTGGAGAATACGCccaattatgtgaagtttatgaaagATATACTGTCAAGGAAGTCCAAATTGGGAGAATTTGAAACTGTTGCTCTCACTGAAGGGTGCACAATAATGTTGATGAATAAGTTAACTTCAACATTGAAGGCCCCAAGGAGTTTCACTATcccatgttcaattggaaatcattATGTTGGTAATGCATTATGTGATTTAGGAGTGAGTGCAAATCTAATGTTGATGTCTATTTTTAGGAAACTGGGAATTGAGAAAACAAGACCTACTATAGATACGTTGCAACTGGCTGATCGATCGTATGCACATCCGGAAG AATGTGAAGCTAACCAGGATGTACCAATTATTCTTGGAAGACCTTTTCTTGCTACTG AATACCACACCATTGGGTTGATAGAAACAACAGTAGAGGAAGAGTTTGAAAAATTTTGCAACAACAATTCTGATAGTGATGAAGACTCTCTTGAGTGGAGTGACACAGTAATTTTTGAGGACATTGGTGAACTTATGAAAGCCAAGCAGTTTGTAGATAGACTAGGGAAGAAGTTTGAATCATTGAATTTATCAGATCACTCTTTTAATCCTCCTAAACCTTCTATTTGGGAAACAACAACACTTTTCTAG